The following are encoded in a window of Psychrobacter sp. P11F6 genomic DNA:
- a CDS encoding sulfite exporter TauE/SafE family protein, with product MTIALLIAAFLMGFFGSPHCLGMCGGIVTAFGLSMKETSPAKKRGLIATYHLGRLLSYALLGLIAGVIGTTVLTPLMVGNSTPRILLGLVLVFVGLTMLGLPFLNKLERLGMHFWQALSPLRQKVFPLNTFPRALTAGLLWGFLPCGLVYGALLIAVVGHDPLTGAVLMFVFGLGTVPMLVATHGTVNWMRNQIGRLRLRQVNGVIMILSGLAVIAVPMIMANMHGGHGQMNHEQMNHEQMNHEQMNHEQMNHEQMNHEQMNHEQMNHEQMNHEQMNHEQ from the coding sequence ATGACTATAGCACTATTAATTGCAGCATTCTTAATGGGATTTTTTGGTTCGCCGCATTGCTTAGGTATGTGTGGCGGTATCGTCACCGCATTCGGACTATCGATGAAAGAAACCAGTCCAGCAAAAAAACGCGGCCTCATTGCGACTTACCATTTGGGGCGCTTACTCAGTTATGCCCTATTGGGCTTAATTGCTGGAGTGATTGGCACTACGGTATTGACCCCTTTAATGGTTGGCAATAGCACACCTCGCATTCTACTAGGGTTGGTCTTGGTATTTGTAGGATTAACCATGCTAGGGTTGCCTTTTTTGAACAAGCTTGAACGCCTTGGTATGCATTTTTGGCAAGCTTTATCACCTCTGCGGCAGAAAGTATTCCCCTTAAACACTTTTCCTCGAGCATTAACAGCAGGTTTATTATGGGGATTTTTACCCTGTGGTCTCGTTTATGGCGCATTACTTATTGCGGTCGTCGGTCATGACCCGCTCACAGGTGCCGTGTTAATGTTTGTCTTTGGTCTAGGAACCGTACCCATGCTCGTCGCTACGCACGGAACGGTCAACTGGATGCGCAATCAAATCGGGCGTTTGCGCTTAAGGCAAGTGAATGGCGTAATCATGATATTATCTGGCTTAGCCGTCATAGCGGTGCCGATGATCATGGCCAATATGCATGGTGGACACGGGCAAATGAATCACGAGCAAATGAATCACGAGCAAATGAATCACGAGCAAATGAATCACGAGCAAATGAATCACGAGCAAATGAATCACGAGCAAATGAATCACGAGCAAATGAATCACGAGCAAATGAATCACGAGCAAATGAATCACGAGCAATAA
- a CDS encoding response regulator produces the protein MQKPKIAFIDDEPRILRSLKMHFRQSHDVFITTDATELMEYVSTNEVQVVISDQRMPDKQGTEVLSDIKAASPNTIRILLTGYADLNAVMDSVNEGEIYRYITKPWQNDELKKIVNKATEIAQQTQEITQNTMENDATQNCVNSGTVSNRNILVLDDDESVYQQIKSHFKSAYTVSWASNLEEAAKLLQKKRFGVTITDSTLNKENITPIVYALKNIQPDLMVLMLTEFKDAHMVIELINKGQVYRCLPRPTNFSIMSISLDRAFDHHERLVQQPILAARHHVEEVPESEAFNFSERLKGFFAKFRSWRISR, from the coding sequence ATGCAAAAACCAAAAATCGCTTTTATCGATGATGAGCCGCGTATCTTGCGCAGCTTAAAAATGCATTTTCGCCAGTCACATGACGTATTTATTACTACCGATGCCACTGAGCTAATGGAATATGTCAGCACGAATGAAGTACAAGTGGTCATCAGCGACCAACGCATGCCAGATAAGCAAGGTACGGAAGTATTGAGTGACATCAAAGCAGCTTCACCAAATACTATTCGTATCTTGTTAACTGGTTATGCGGATCTAAATGCCGTGATGGATTCTGTGAATGAGGGCGAAATTTATCGCTATATCACTAAGCCATGGCAAAATGATGAACTCAAAAAAATTGTTAATAAAGCCACAGAAATTGCTCAGCAAACGCAAGAAATCACACAAAATACTATGGAAAATGATGCAACTCAAAACTGTGTTAATAGTGGCACGGTTAGCAATCGCAATATATTGGTATTAGACGATGATGAGAGTGTCTATCAACAAATAAAAAGTCATTTTAAGAGCGCTTATACCGTGAGCTGGGCGAGTAACCTTGAAGAGGCCGCAAAGTTATTACAAAAAAAACGCTTTGGTGTCACGATTACAGATTCGACGCTCAATAAAGAAAATATTACCCCCATCGTTTATGCCTTAAAAAATATCCAGCCAGATCTGATGGTGCTGATGTTGACTGAATTCAAAGATGCCCATATGGTCATTGAATTAATTAATAAGGGTCAGGTATATCGCTGTCTACCACGTCCGACTAACTTCTCTATCATGAGTATCAGTCTTGATCGGGCTTTCGATCATCACGAACGATTGGTGCAGCAGCCGATACTGGCAGCTCGTCATCATGTTGAAGAAGTGCCGGAGTCAGAGGCTTTTAATTTTTCTGAAAGGCTAAAAGGTTTCTTTGCTAAATTCAGAAGTTGGCGCATTAGCAGATAA
- a CDS encoding LysR family transcriptional regulator: MNGINRLDIKQLRVLHALLDLKNLSQVARKMGLTQQAISEQLRKLRDLFDDRLFIRQGNSMVATPKALSMQQPISRILEQLEALLEPDVFSPQTYKGVFTISATDYATQALLPQLFHITRRDAPDLKLIVRDFASDNVNQLIAAGELDLLITFPEFIPDNLAYVTLLEEQHFCITGCNNNFTTEPLSLAQIAAHSQLVVSPSRANLRGSHDQWFAEKGLKRNIVMSVPSFSAVPDILYTTDMIAFYPSRLLPNSRVKELKVEALPPTFKVIAAWHPRTSHSGIHRWLIEQLQQLSKSD; this comes from the coding sequence ATGAATGGAATTAACCGACTTGATATCAAGCAGTTGCGAGTGCTACATGCGTTGCTTGATCTAAAAAATCTCTCACAAGTCGCGCGCAAAATGGGGCTGACACAGCAGGCAATCAGCGAACAATTACGTAAGCTGCGTGATTTGTTTGATGATCGTTTGTTTATTCGTCAAGGCAATAGCATGGTGGCAACTCCCAAAGCGCTATCGATGCAGCAACCCATTAGTCGTATATTAGAGCAGTTAGAAGCACTGTTAGAGCCAGATGTGTTTTCGCCACAGACTTATAAAGGCGTGTTTACGATTAGCGCAACCGACTATGCGACGCAGGCATTATTACCGCAGTTGTTTCATATAACGCGCCGCGACGCGCCTGATTTGAAGTTAATTGTGCGTGATTTTGCCTCAGACAATGTCAATCAGCTTATTGCGGCAGGCGAGCTTGATCTGCTGATTACTTTCCCAGAATTTATCCCTGATAACTTGGCTTATGTGACGCTGCTTGAAGAACAACATTTTTGCATTACTGGTTGTAATAATAATTTTACAACAGAGCCGCTGTCACTGGCGCAAATTGCTGCACACTCGCAGCTGGTGGTGTCACCTTCACGCGCTAACTTACGTGGTTCTCATGATCAGTGGTTTGCAGAAAAAGGTCTTAAACGAAATATCGTTATGTCCGTTCCTAGCTTTTCTGCGGTGCCAGATATCCTTTATACAACCGATATGATTGCATTTTATCCCTCTCGTTTATTGCCAAACAGTCGGGTTAAAGAGCTTAAAGTGGAAGCCTTGCCACCCACATTTAAGGTGATCGCAGCATGGCATCCACGTACCAGTCACAGTGGTATACACCGTTGGCTGATTGAGCAGTTACAGCAGTTATCCAAGTCTGACTAG
- a CDS encoding DUF1971 domain-containing protein → MSHTVASNPVIPSHWKIKRSTHFFTKDKVPKALLTHHNTAEGVYGQICVMQGTVTFYGFADEAATEPEKTIAIKAGQFAVSPPQYWHRVELSDDAQFNINFWTEADTGNKSLFNSSKIHSKPIEKLFDQSDES, encoded by the coding sequence ATGAGTCATACTGTCGCCTCAAACCCCGTCATACCCAGCCATTGGAAAATAAAGCGTTCGACCCACTTTTTTACTAAAGATAAAGTCCCAAAAGCCTTGCTGACTCATCACAATACAGCAGAGGGCGTATACGGCCAAATTTGTGTCATGCAAGGCACGGTTACCTTTTATGGCTTTGCTGATGAAGCCGCCACTGAACCTGAAAAAACCATTGCTATTAAAGCAGGTCAGTTCGCTGTCAGTCCGCCTCAATATTGGCACCGCGTAGAATTAAGTGATGATGCCCAATTTAATATTAATTTTTGGACAGAAGCAGATACTGGTAATAAGTCGCTGTTCAATAGCTCAAAGATACACAGCAAGCCTATCGAAAAGTTGTTTGATCAGTCGGATGAATCATAA
- a CDS encoding ATP-binding protein: MSVAGRLGSISTRMLIILALAFLLIILMVYWVIETQAKPRILEMTSETVVETGNEAINSIMANISHVDGLAKATSAMAGGLPKEDGLYRETFGNLMQQTDQRIVGGGVWFDPNMYAQNRERQSFVWARDDAGNMQPLEQYNQVRQTPSPYYREWWYIPAMYARHDHCVWSRAYVDPQSNQPMMTCAKALYDSRNQAFDGVVSFNLLLDNLDEAMKKWQDKLGGYVFLVDLDNRFLTFPDQSMVTQATEDNPQGEMVTAHQLAEKHSSFAPIADSLYSINQTLIDEAVAKDESRYTLAARSILSTTNLNKISEQESKLLSALLLLNIDQTFNLVDSHLIETIAVPNDFVLQQPATAFVFRMPFTYWKMVIVKPNTDMMSVANALSNQLIQTMLLGFIPILLLTAWVFRRYFTRPLKYMALAVADMGALIEQKKYQQLSALKLPHSNVSEIQIISEQTNQLIDRVVENEGALAEINVHLEKQVAARTQDLQQAMDELKASQVHLVRSEKMATLGQMVAGVAHEVNTPLGYVRSNMELVGDNLVRFDELLQHTDQLLQALKAPTINQEQVKQLIEQTLQCCEEIKEDEVSEDLADLIKDGLYGVDQIAELVVSLRDFSRLDESKVKDIDINDCINTSLIMARNNLKTLDVNTNLAELPLIQCNPSQINQVLLNLFNNAAQAMPPDHKGTLQVSSSVDEAQQYIVVRIIDNGSGIKEDVLTHIFEPFFTTKKAGDGTGLGLAITAQIIEQHSGRIEVSSVVGAGTTFTLMLPIQSIVHEKKPAQVLFES, encoded by the coding sequence ATGAGTGTTGCTGGTCGGCTTGGTAGTATTTCCACACGCATGCTGATTATTTTAGCATTGGCTTTTTTACTAATTATCCTGATGGTGTATTGGGTTATTGAGACTCAAGCTAAGCCTCGTATATTGGAGATGACTTCAGAGACAGTGGTTGAAACGGGTAACGAAGCCATTAATAGTATTATGGCGAATATCAGCCATGTCGACGGACTGGCAAAGGCAACCAGTGCGATGGCGGGCGGCTTGCCAAAAGAAGACGGTCTTTATAGAGAAACCTTTGGTAATCTCATGCAACAGACCGATCAACGGATTGTGGGCGGCGGCGTGTGGTTTGATCCAAATATGTACGCTCAAAACCGAGAGCGTCAGTCGTTTGTGTGGGCGCGTGATGACGCAGGCAACATGCAGCCGTTAGAGCAGTATAATCAAGTGCGCCAAACGCCGAGTCCCTATTATAGAGAGTGGTGGTACATTCCTGCGATGTACGCACGCCATGACCACTGTGTCTGGAGCCGTGCGTATGTCGATCCGCAAAGCAATCAGCCGATGATGACGTGTGCCAAGGCATTGTATGACAGTCGCAATCAGGCTTTTGATGGGGTAGTGAGTTTTAATCTGCTATTAGATAACCTCGATGAAGCCATGAAAAAGTGGCAAGATAAGCTGGGTGGTTATGTCTTTTTGGTAGACTTGGACAATCGATTTTTGACCTTTCCTGATCAATCTATGGTCACGCAAGCGACTGAAGATAATCCGCAAGGCGAAATGGTAACCGCACATCAATTGGCCGAGAAACATTCAAGCTTTGCCCCTATTGCGGACAGCCTATATAGCATTAATCAAACACTCATCGATGAGGCAGTTGCCAAAGATGAAAGTCGTTATACGCTCGCGGCACGTAGTATTTTGAGTACGACCAATCTGAATAAAATCAGCGAACAAGAATCCAAGTTGCTGTCAGCATTGCTGCTATTGAATATTGACCAAACATTTAATCTGGTAGACAGTCACTTGATTGAGACCATCGCTGTGCCCAATGATTTTGTGTTGCAGCAGCCCGCCACCGCCTTTGTGTTTCGCATGCCATTTACCTATTGGAAGATGGTCATCGTCAAGCCCAATACTGACATGATGAGCGTGGCAAATGCGTTGTCAAACCAGCTGATTCAAACCATGCTACTGGGTTTTATTCCTATTCTGTTGTTGACCGCGTGGGTGTTCCGTCGCTACTTTACACGACCACTAAAATACATGGCACTAGCAGTGGCTGATATGGGTGCATTAATTGAGCAAAAAAAATATCAACAATTAAGCGCCCTTAAACTGCCACACTCAAATGTCAGCGAGATTCAAATCATCAGCGAGCAGACCAACCAATTGATCGACCGCGTCGTCGAGAATGAAGGCGCGCTTGCCGAAATCAATGTTCATCTAGAAAAACAAGTCGCTGCCCGCACCCAAGACTTGCAGCAAGCCATGGATGAGTTGAAAGCCTCACAAGTGCATCTGGTGCGCTCCGAAAAAATGGCTACATTAGGTCAAATGGTGGCTGGCGTGGCGCATGAGGTCAATACGCCGCTGGGCTATGTGCGAAGTAACATGGAGTTGGTTGGTGATAATCTCGTGCGTTTTGATGAATTGCTACAGCATACCGATCAATTATTGCAGGCGTTAAAAGCACCAACTATCAATCAAGAGCAAGTCAAGCAGCTGATAGAGCAAACCTTACAATGTTGCGAGGAAATCAAAGAAGATGAAGTCAGTGAAGATTTGGCAGATTTAATCAAAGATGGACTGTATGGCGTCGATCAAATTGCTGAACTGGTCGTCAGCTTGCGCGACTTTTCTCGACTTGACGAATCCAAAGTAAAAGATATCGATATCAATGACTGTATCAATACCTCATTGATTATGGCTCGCAATAATTTAAAAACCTTAGACGTCAATACCAATCTAGCGGAGCTGCCGCTGATTCAATGTAATCCTTCACAAATTAACCAAGTATTACTAAACCTATTTAATAATGCCGCCCAAGCCATGCCGCCAGATCATAAAGGGACATTGCAAGTCAGCTCGTCTGTCGATGAGGCGCAGCAATATATCGTGGTACGCATTATAGACAATGGATCTGGTATCAAAGAGGATGTTTTAACGCATATCTTTGAGCCGTTTTTTACCACCAAAAAAGCAGGCGATGGCACAGGGTTAGGATTGGCCATTACGGCACAAATCATTGAACAACATAGTGGACGCATTGAGGTTAGCTCAGTCGTTGGCGCGGGCACGACGTTTACTCTCATGCTACCGATACAGTCTATCGTTCATGAAAAGAAACCTGCGCAAGTCTTATTTGAAAGTTGA
- a CDS encoding alkene reductase, producing MDTSPLFASVTLGPYTLKNRIVMPPLTRSRSTQPDNIPNELMASYYAQRASAGFMVTEGTQIEPRGQGYAWTPGIHSHAQIEGWKKVTQAVHAAGGIIFAQLWHVGRVSHTSLQPQGAQPIAPSAITADNVKVFIETAPGAGALADPSEPRALSTDEVSELVAMYAAAARNALEAGFDGVELHCANGYLVNQFISEHSNTRDDQYGGSLTNRLRFLKEIVAAVSEVVGADRLGVRFAPLFASTDETRVYLGLVESDPHHTYIEAIKVLEQAGIAYLSIAEADWDNAPDLPETFYQAVRAEFSGRIIYAGKYTTEKSVHMLAKGYGDLFAFGRPFIANPDLPERIANHWPLNEADPTTMYGGTEIGYNDYPYYQNS from the coding sequence ATCGATACCAGCCCATTATTTGCATCTGTCACACTTGGACCATATACGTTAAAAAACCGTATTGTCATGCCACCGTTGACACGCTCTCGCAGCACGCAACCGGACAATATTCCTAATGAATTAATGGCAAGCTACTATGCCCAGCGCGCCTCTGCAGGTTTTATGGTCACTGAAGGCACGCAAATTGAGCCAAGGGGTCAAGGTTATGCGTGGACGCCAGGCATACATTCGCATGCCCAAATCGAAGGCTGGAAAAAGGTTACTCAAGCGGTACACGCAGCAGGTGGTATCATTTTCGCTCAGCTTTGGCATGTGGGTCGCGTGTCTCATACCAGCTTACAACCACAAGGCGCTCAGCCAATTGCACCATCAGCTATCACTGCTGACAATGTAAAAGTATTTATCGAAACAGCACCAGGTGCAGGCGCGTTAGCCGATCCTAGTGAGCCACGCGCACTCAGTACTGATGAAGTTAGTGAACTGGTCGCTATGTATGCGGCAGCCGCACGCAATGCATTGGAGGCAGGTTTTGATGGCGTCGAACTGCATTGTGCCAATGGCTATTTGGTGAATCAGTTCATCTCTGAGCATAGCAACACACGTGATGATCAATATGGCGGTTCATTGACCAATCGCTTGCGTTTCTTAAAAGAAATCGTAGCTGCCGTCAGTGAGGTGGTTGGCGCTGATCGCTTAGGCGTACGTTTCGCACCGCTGTTTGCTAGCACAGATGAGACTCGCGTATATTTAGGACTAGTGGAATCAGATCCACATCATACGTATATTGAAGCGATTAAAGTACTTGAACAAGCGGGTATCGCTTATTTATCTATTGCAGAAGCTGACTGGGACAATGCTCCTGATTTACCAGAGACGTTTTATCAAGCCGTCAGAGCGGAGTTTTCAGGACGTATTATCTATGCGGGTAAATACACGACGGAAAAATCGGTTCATATGCTAGCTAAAGGTTATGGTGACTTATTTGCTTTTGGTCGTCCCTTTATTGCTAATCCCGATTTACCTGAGCGCATCGCCAATCATTGGCCACTCAATGAGGCAGATCCTACCACGATGTATGGTGGCACCGAAATTGGCTATAATGATTATCCTTACTATCAAAACTCTTAA
- a CDS encoding TonB-dependent receptor produces MLSSSMNAVPILKLSVLALSLLHISSAYADSTTVKAHMPTTDDEPHIQLPEIVVYATAADKRSSTNALGTAATLDQKFISSKQVASSDTATILTKISGLNVQSAGGISNLPVIRGMADNRLRILVDGVDSIASCPNSMNSPLSYIAPSAIDKTTVYAGVTPVSVGGNSIGGTIVVETAEPMFSTDSDILTSGEIGTFYRSNGDAYGANLSTTAANDQLSLTYKGSFAQADNYKAGGDFKSYTETGNAGKALAKDEVGSTAYESKNQSVDVAYKNGNHLLQGTYFWQNVPKELYPNQRMDMLDNQLDRINLRYKSELNWGQLEAQAYHEDVDHYMNFGEDKQFVYGNAKGMPMYTSSETSGANLKGIIDLTNQSTLNIGAEYQDYTLDDTWAASGNGMMSPNDFQNINNGQRQRIGIYGEWEKDISSDWSTQLGARYENVRTSADEVHGYQIDGQNNMTNQLRDSANFNASDRRTTDNNFDITALARYDIDSQKNLALGLSHKERTPSLYERYTWSTWKMAAIMNNTVGDGNGYFGDPNLRPEKSNTLSATLDWRGADDSWGVKATPYYSKIDDYVDAVQWNPMANTAASTQTANQYNVLRYTNQDAEIYGIDISANRELAANAWGYWNIVGSLSYTKGENKDSGSDLYNIMPFNGSVALNRENNGWTNQIEVVGVAAKNDISTPRNEIKTAGYGLLNLSTGYQFKEVAIEAGIDNVFDKNYALPLGGAYMGQGKTMSMNGEIGSGSNWGTAVPGAGRSLYVGVNYKF; encoded by the coding sequence ATGTTATCTTCATCAATGAACGCTGTACCTATTTTAAAACTAAGTGTTTTAGCCTTGTCTTTATTGCATATCAGTAGCGCTTATGCGGATTCCACAACCGTAAAGGCGCACATGCCTACTACGGATGATGAGCCACATATTCAATTGCCAGAAATCGTCGTTTATGCGACAGCAGCGGATAAGCGCTCTAGTACCAATGCACTTGGGACAGCCGCCACCCTTGATCAAAAATTTATTAGCAGCAAACAAGTGGCAAGCAGTGATACAGCCACCATACTGACAAAAATATCCGGTCTAAATGTCCAAAGTGCCGGTGGCATCTCAAACTTGCCCGTGATAAGAGGCATGGCGGACAACCGTCTGCGTATCTTAGTAGATGGCGTTGACTCAATCGCCTCCTGTCCAAACAGTATGAACTCACCCTTGTCTTATATTGCGCCAAGCGCTATAGACAAGACCACCGTCTATGCAGGTGTGACGCCTGTGAGTGTCGGTGGTAATAGCATTGGCGGTACTATCGTTGTCGAGACAGCAGAGCCTATGTTTTCAACGGATAGCGACATATTAACCTCAGGTGAAATCGGCACATTTTATCGTAGTAATGGTGACGCTTATGGCGCCAATTTATCTACCACAGCTGCAAATGATCAGCTTAGCCTCACCTATAAAGGCAGCTTTGCGCAGGCGGATAATTATAAAGCTGGTGGTGATTTTAAATCTTATACAGAGACAGGGAACGCTGGTAAAGCCTTAGCGAAAGACGAAGTTGGTTCAACCGCCTATGAAAGCAAAAACCAGTCAGTAGATGTGGCTTATAAGAACGGCAATCATCTACTACAAGGCACTTATTTTTGGCAAAACGTCCCAAAAGAGTTATATCCAAATCAGCGGATGGACATGCTCGACAATCAGCTTGACCGCATTAATTTGCGCTACAAAAGCGAGTTAAATTGGGGACAGTTAGAAGCACAGGCCTATCATGAAGATGTCGATCACTATATGAATTTTGGGGAAGACAAACAGTTCGTGTACGGTAATGCCAAAGGTATGCCGATGTACACCAGTAGCGAGACCAGCGGTGCCAATCTTAAAGGTATTATCGATTTAACCAATCAAAGCACGCTCAATATAGGTGCTGAATATCAAGACTACACGCTCGATGACACGTGGGCGGCATCTGGCAACGGTATGATGTCGCCAAACGATTTTCAAAATATCAACAATGGTCAGCGTCAGCGCATCGGTATCTATGGCGAATGGGAAAAAGACATCTCATCTGACTGGAGCACCCAGCTTGGCGCTCGCTATGAAAACGTACGTACCAGTGCTGATGAAGTACATGGCTATCAAATCGATGGTCAAAACAATATGACCAATCAGCTGCGAGATAGCGCTAACTTTAATGCCAGTGACCGCCGAACCACCGATAATAACTTTGATATTACTGCACTCGCACGCTACGACATTGATTCACAAAAAAATCTAGCCTTAGGTCTATCGCACAAAGAGCGCACGCCAAGCTTATATGAACGCTATACCTGGTCCACTTGGAAAATGGCGGCTATCATGAACAATACCGTTGGTGACGGTAATGGCTATTTTGGTGATCCTAATCTACGCCCAGAAAAATCTAACACCCTATCTGCCACCTTAGACTGGCGCGGTGCTGATGATAGCTGGGGCGTTAAAGCCACTCCTTACTATTCAAAAATTGACGACTATGTCGATGCCGTACAGTGGAACCCCATGGCAAACACAGCAGCTAGCACTCAAACAGCGAATCAATATAATGTGCTGCGCTATACCAACCAAGATGCTGAGATATATGGCATAGATATCTCAGCCAATCGGGAGCTGGCAGCAAATGCTTGGGGGTACTGGAATATAGTAGGCTCCTTAAGCTATACCAAAGGGGAAAATAAAGACAGCGGCTCAGACTTATATAACATCATGCCATTCAATGGCAGTGTTGCCCTGAATCGGGAAAATAATGGTTGGACAAACCAAATCGAAGTGGTGGGCGTCGCGGCTAAAAATGATATCTCAACCCCTCGTAACGAAATTAAAACGGCGGGTTATGGTCTCTTAAATCTCAGTACAGGCTATCAGTTTAAAGAGGTAGCAATTGAGGCTGGTATCGATAACGTATTCGATAAAAACTATGCCCTACCTCTAGGGGGCGCATACATGGGTCAAGGCAAAACCATGTCGATGAATGGCGAAATAGGTAGCGGTTCTAACTGGGGCACTGCCGTTCCTGGCGCGGGACGATCATTGTATGTGGGTGTCAACTATAAGTTTTAG
- a CDS encoding oleate hydratase, translating to MKIMKTQTNNPVDHDTFIHQPDASKTRVANIPGKRLPFPDQIGNYQRNIGTPTDAYQDSKVYIVGGGIAGLASAYYCIRDGKVSAENITVLEHLDVAGGSLDGSGNPETGYMVRGGREMDFTYENFWDLFQDIPALEMPVPYSTLDEYRIANDTDPNYSIARLIHKQGEIKDFSQLGLSKTNQLALIRLLLKPKEELDDITIEEYFDDSFLSSNFWTFWRTMFAFENWHSLLEFKLYTHRFLHALDGLNDMSALVFPRYNQFDSFVKPLQNYLKDKGVQFQYDTLVTNLDIEFEHADKVTGTKKVKAIITEKASEQTTIPMGSNDFVIVTTGSMTEDTRYGDDNTAPTLDFTKDSMGQSSGWKVWNNLAKQSAVFGHPEKFNQHVDKSAWMSATLTCQPSAFIDKLKTLSVNDPYTGKTVTGGIITITDSNWLMSFTCNRQPHFPDQPEDTLVVWLYALFMDKEGNYVKKPIPECTGKEILSELCHHLGILDDIENIMANTIVRTAYMPYITSMFMPRAKGDRPEIVPNGCVNMGLVGQFVETHNDVVFTMESSVRTARVAVYELLNVQKQVPDINPLQYDIRQLLKAANTLNDGKGFIGEGLLTKLLKGTYYEHILPKANQSTNGNDSIFTQQWEAIKGLWHK from the coding sequence ATGAAAATTATGAAGACTCAAACCAATAATCCGGTAGACCACGACACATTTATCCATCAGCCTGATGCCAGTAAAACCCGTGTAGCAAACATACCAGGCAAACGCTTACCCTTCCCTGACCAAATTGGTAATTATCAGCGCAATATTGGGACGCCCACTGACGCTTATCAGGACAGTAAGGTTTATATTGTTGGGGGCGGTATTGCAGGTTTGGCCAGTGCTTATTACTGCATCCGAGATGGCAAAGTATCCGCTGAAAACATTACCGTTTTAGAGCATCTTGACGTGGCTGGTGGCTCTTTAGATGGTAGCGGCAATCCTGAGACGGGTTATATGGTGCGCGGCGGTCGTGAAATGGATTTCACTTACGAAAACTTTTGGGATTTATTCCAAGATATCCCCGCTCTTGAAATGCCTGTGCCTTATAGCACCTTGGATGAGTATCGCATAGCAAATGACACCGACCCCAATTACTCTATTGCACGCCTGATCCATAAGCAAGGTGAGATAAAAGACTTTAGTCAACTGGGATTGAGTAAAACCAACCAACTCGCTCTGATTCGTTTGCTATTAAAACCCAAGGAAGAGCTAGACGATATCACTATTGAAGAGTATTTTGATGACAGCTTTTTGAGTAGTAACTTCTGGACATTTTGGCGAACCATGTTTGCTTTTGAAAACTGGCACAGCTTACTTGAGTTTAAGCTTTATACGCATCGCTTTTTACATGCATTGGACGGTCTAAACGACATGTCTGCACTGGTATTCCCAAGATACAACCAATTTGATAGCTTTGTTAAGCCATTACAAAATTATTTAAAAGATAAAGGCGTGCAGTTTCAGTATGACACGCTCGTTACCAATTTAGACATTGAGTTTGAGCATGCTGATAAAGTAACAGGCACCAAAAAGGTCAAAGCCATCATCACGGAGAAAGCGAGTGAGCAAACTACCATTCCTATGGGCAGCAATGATTTCGTCATCGTGACGACTGGCTCCATGACCGAAGATACCCGCTATGGTGATGATAACACTGCGCCGACGCTAGACTTCACAAAAGACAGCATGGGGCAATCGTCTGGTTGGAAAGTATGGAATAATCTGGCTAAACAATCTGCCGTCTTTGGTCACCCAGAAAAATTTAATCAGCATGTGGATAAATCTGCTTGGATGTCGGCGACGTTGACCTGCCAGCCGTCTGCCTTTATTGATAAGCTCAAAACGCTGTCTGTCAACGACCCTTATACGGGTAAAACAGTGACCGGTGGCATCATTACGATTACGGATTCAAACTGGTTGATGAGCTTTACTTGTAACCGTCAACCGCATTTCCCTGATCAGCCAGAAGACACGCTAGTCGTATGGCTATATGCCTTGTTTATGGATAAAGAAGGCAATTATGTCAAAAAACCCATCCCAGAATGTACAGGCAAAGAGATCTTGAGCGAACTCTGTCATCACCTTGGCATCCTCGATGATATAGAGAATATCATGGCCAATACCATCGTCAGAACGGCTTATATGCCCTACATTACCTCGATGTTTATGCCCCGTGCTAAAGGTGATCGTCCTGAGATAGTCCCTAATGGTTGTGTCAATATGGGTCTAGTCGGTCAGTTCGTCGAGACACATAATGATGTGGTATTTACCATGGAGAGCTCTGTTCGTACTGCTCGTGTCGCAGTTTATGAGCTACTGAATGTACAGAAACAAGTCCCCGATATAAACCCATTACAATACGATATCCGTCAATTACTAAAAGCCGCCAATACACTCAACGATGGCAAAGGTTTCATCGGCGAAGGTCTACTAACTAAGCTCCTTAAGGGTACTTATTACGAGCACATATTGCCAAAAGCCAATCAATCCACCAACGGCAATGACTCAATATTTACTCAGCAGTGGGAAGCAATCAAAGGACTTTGGCATAAGTAG